The following are encoded in a window of Deinococcota bacterium genomic DNA:
- a CDS encoding ABC transporter permease, with protein sequence MSTETMPTVAATPKSKRNVVRVYWLEAKTEFLKLWRLPAYSVSVLAFPLMFYTIFGLTFNQGSGPVNSATYLLATYGAFGIIGAALFGFGVGVAVERGQGWMRLKRVSPMPPLAYFVAKIVMALLFSALVALSLFALGFLFGDVSLPLGTWLALFGTLLAGAFPFCAMGLAFGYLLGPNSAPTAINILYLPLAFASGLWIPIFALPEFVQAIAPFLPPYHYAQLALGRLGASQGGSPWVHVLVLLGFTAVFLMIAVWAYKRDEGRTYG encoded by the coding sequence ATGAGTACCGAAACGATGCCTACCGTCGCCGCTACCCCCAAATCCAAGCGTAACGTGGTGCGGGTCTACTGGCTCGAGGCCAAAACCGAGTTTCTCAAGCTCTGGCGGCTGCCCGCCTACTCGGTCTCGGTGCTGGCCTTTCCGCTGATGTTCTACACCATCTTCGGCCTCACCTTTAATCAGGGCTCCGGGCCGGTAAACAGCGCCACCTACCTGCTCGCCACCTACGGCGCGTTCGGCATCATCGGCGCGGCACTGTTCGGGTTTGGCGTCGGGGTCGCCGTCGAGCGGGGGCAGGGGTGGATGCGCCTCAAACGCGTGTCGCCGATGCCGCCGCTGGCCTACTTCGTCGCCAAAATCGTCATGGCGCTGCTTTTCAGCGCGTTGGTGGCGCTGTCGCTCTTCGCGCTCGGCTTCCTCTTCGGCGATGTTTCCCTCCCCTTGGGCACGTGGCTGGCACTCTTCGGTACGCTGCTCGCGGGCGCTTTCCCCTTCTGCGCGATGGGGCTGGCGTTCGGCTACCTCTTAGGCCCCAACTCCGCGCCTACCGCCATCAACATCCTCTACCTGCCGCTCGCTTTCGCCTCGGGGCTGTGGATACCGATTTTTGCGCTACCCGAGTTTGTGCAGGCTATCGCGCCCTTCCTGCCGCCGTACCATTACGCGCAGCTCGCCTTGGGGCGGCTCGGCGCCAGTCAAGGCGGCAGTCCCTGGGTTCACGTGCTGGTGCTGCTAGGCTTTACGGCAGTGTTCTTGATGATCGCCGTCTGGGCCTACAAGCGCGACGAGGGCAGGACCTACGGCTGA
- a CDS encoding carotenoid biosynthesis protein: MTYLQFHLALILPPIVVLALLTWRDLRRGQALPGSLGGSSRAAWLALLAHLVLAFVYTTPWDNYLVASGVWGYGAGRVLGTVGYVPVEEYAFFLLQPVLTGLFLFFLARRVSPSERAPRPRLRLAGALFFLGLSAAGLLALGYEAGRYFGLIAAWACPLLALQWGFGGDLLVGRGRVLAPGLALPTLYLWLADWVAIRSGIWWISPEQTSGLHLAGLPIEEALFFLVTNLLVGFGLTLVLHPRAWPRALALGSALGAWWRFALVLWALSMVPAPLAPEAFPLIAHISTGLLAFGVLGYALERYGARAWALFAVAVSFGWAVEWLGSRTGFPFGSYLYSEAHPNLAGVPVIVPLGWWAFALVALAVAPSRHKLLWAPLALVAWDLGLDPLMVQQGFWTWTPPGPYYGVPFSNFLGWYAAGLVLLVLLARLEPRLVGERGLELRLVFVVQAFLMSVGLLVFGLPLAALVTLLAMGALSLRAWPEAGRPGVQARRGAQRESQRESQRESQRESQGGGR; encoded by the coding sequence CTCATCCTGCCGCCCATTGTAGTGCTCGCGCTGCTGACCTGGCGCGACCTGCGGCGCGGCCAAGCGCTTCCCGGCAGCCTCGGCGGCAGCTCGCGGGCCGCCTGGCTGGCGCTCCTGGCCCACCTGGTGCTGGCCTTCGTCTACACCACGCCCTGGGACAACTACCTGGTGGCGAGCGGCGTCTGGGGCTACGGCGCGGGCCGGGTCCTGGGGACGGTCGGCTACGTGCCCGTCGAGGAGTACGCCTTTTTTCTGCTCCAACCCGTCCTGACCGGGCTCTTTCTCTTCTTCCTGGCGCGGCGCGTGAGCCCGTCCGAGCGCGCGCCAAGGCCGCGCTTGCGCCTCGCTGGGGCGCTCTTCTTCCTGGGGCTCAGCGCGGCCGGGCTGCTCGCCCTTGGCTATGAGGCGGGACGCTACTTCGGCCTCATCGCCGCCTGGGCCTGTCCGCTCCTGGCCCTGCAGTGGGGCTTTGGCGGCGACCTGCTGGTGGGGCGGGGGAGAGTGCTGGCGCCGGGTCTGGCCCTGCCGACCCTCTACCTGTGGCTGGCCGACTGGGTAGCCATCCGCAGCGGCATCTGGTGGATCAGCCCCGAGCAGACCTCGGGTCTTCACCTGGCCGGGCTGCCCATCGAAGAGGCGCTCTTCTTCTTAGTCACCAACCTGCTCGTCGGCTTCGGCCTCACGCTCGTCCTGCACCCGCGCGCTTGGCCGCGCGCCCTGGCGCTGGGGAGCGCGCTGGGCGCCTGGTGGCGCTTTGCGCTCGTCCTCTGGGCCCTCAGCATGGTGCCCGCGCCGCTCGCGCCCGAGGCCTTTCCCCTCATCGCCCATATCAGCACCGGGCTGCTGGCGTTCGGCGTGCTCGGTTACGCCCTGGAGCGCTACGGCGCCAGGGCCTGGGCGCTCTTCGCCGTGGCCGTGAGCTTCGGCTGGGCGGTGGAGTGGCTGGGCAGCCGGACGGGCTTTCCCTTCGGCTCCTACCTCTACAGCGAGGCCCATCCCAACCTCGCCGGCGTGCCCGTCATCGTCCCGCTCGGCTGGTGGGCCTTTGCGCTGGTGGCCTTGGCCGTCGCGCCGAGCCGCCATAAGCTCCTCTGGGCGCCCTTGGCCTTGGTGGCCTGGGACCTCGGCTTGGACCCGCTGATGGTGCAGCAGGGCTTTTGGACCTGGACGCCGCCGGGCCCTTACTACGGCGTGCCCTTCAGCAACTTTCTCGGCTGGTACGCGGCCGGGCTGGTACTGCTGGTCTTGCTCGCGCGGCTCGAGCCCCGCCTTGTGGGTGAGCGCGGTCTCGAGCTGCGCCTCGTCTTCGTCGTCCAGGCCTTTCTCATGAGCGTCGGGCTCCTGGTCTTCGGCCTGCCCCTTGCCGCCCTCGTCACCCTCCTGGCGATGGGCGCGCTGAGCCTTCGGGCCTGGCCCGAGGCGGGAAGGCCGGGGGTACAGGCACGAAGAGGGGCGCAAAGAGAGTCACAGCGAGAGTCACAGCGAGAGTCACAGCGAGAGTCACAGGGAGGGGGCCGGTGA
- a CDS encoding acyl-CoA thioesterase/BAAT N-terminal domain-containing protein, whose product MKTLLLLILTFSAHQFATAQEIILEPQSALGDTPVTITLSGFEAGSEVTLRARMADETDLLWASYATFEVAEDGTVEPASQAPLEGTYVEADPMGLFWSMQPEGEPEAGFFLSSLEPWVVTLGAEVSGETVATAAAERLAVAPEVTRTEVRDEGLVGTLFTPPGDGPHPTVIVLGGSEGGLDEGWAALLASRGYAVLALAYFGVDELPEELIEVPLETFYTALNWLAAQDAVDEGRIVLVGASKGGEAALLVASRRPEVRAVVAYVPSNVVWQGISFTDFTPRSSWSLAGEGLPFVPYAAMPETLPDDPETMVLEPLYRESLERYEGDEAVIPVEDIGGPVLLISGGDDALWPSTLMAERALERLEGHDRPLEHLEYEEAGHLILNPYVPTWGTEAILGLAMGGTAQANAEAAADSWPRVLDFLEENLLEENLR is encoded by the coding sequence ATGAAAACCCTTCTCCTTCTAATCCTTACCTTCAGCGCGCACCAGTTCGCGACTGCTCAAGAGATCATCCTCGAGCCACAGAGCGCGCTCGGCGATACCCCGGTGACGATCACCCTGAGCGGTTTCGAAGCGGGCAGCGAAGTCACCCTGCGCGCCCGCATGGCGGACGAAACGGACCTCCTCTGGGCCTCCTACGCCACCTTCGAGGTCGCCGAGGACGGTACGGTTGAGCCGGCGAGTCAGGCCCCCCTCGAGGGAACCTACGTAGAGGCCGACCCGATGGGCCTCTTCTGGTCGATGCAGCCCGAGGGCGAGCCGGAGGCCGGGTTTTTCTTAAGCAGCCTCGAGCCCTGGGTCGTCACCTTAGGGGCCGAGGTCAGCGGCGAGACGGTCGCGACCGCCGCGGCCGAACGCTTAGCCGTCGCCCCCGAGGTGACCCGCACCGAGGTTCGCGACGAGGGGCTCGTCGGCACCCTCTTCACCCCTCCCGGCGACGGCCCGCACCCGACGGTCATCGTCCTGGGCGGTTCCGAGGGCGGCCTCGACGAGGGCTGGGCGGCGTTGCTGGCCTCGCGCGGCTACGCGGTGCTGGCGCTCGCCTACTTCGGGGTGGACGAGCTTCCCGAAGAGCTCATCGAGGTGCCGCTCGAGACCTTCTATACCGCTCTCAACTGGCTCGCGGCGCAAGACGCGGTGGACGAGGGGCGTATCGTGCTGGTGGGCGCTTCAAAGGGCGGCGAGGCGGCGCTGCTGGTCGCCTCGCGCCGCCCGGAGGTGCGCGCGGTGGTCGCCTACGTACCCTCGAACGTCGTCTGGCAGGGAATCTCCTTCACCGACTTCACGCCGCGCTCGTCGTGGTCGCTAGCGGGTGAAGGGCTCCCCTTCGTGCCCTACGCGGCGATGCCCGAGACCTTGCCGGACGACCCGGAGACGATGGTCCTCGAGCCCCTCTACCGGGAGAGCTTGGAGCGCTACGAGGGCGACGAGGCCGTCATTCCCGTTGAAGACATCGGCGGCCCGGTGCTGCTGATTTCCGGCGGCGACGACGCGCTCTGGCCAAGCACGCTGATGGCCGAGCGCGCGCTCGAGCGGCTTGAGGGGCACGACCGTCCGCTGGAGCACCTCGAGTACGAGGAAGCCGGGCATCTCATCCTGAACCCCTACGTGCCGACCTGGGGCACGGAGGCGATCCTGGGGCTGGCGATGGGCGGCACGGCCCAAGCGAACGCGGAGGCCGCCGCCGATTCGTGGCCCAGAGTGCTCGACTTTCTCGAGGAGAACCTGCTGGAGGAGAACCTGCGGTGA
- a CDS encoding sensor histidine kinase: MNMTRLGKGIRLLPEGSSWDSFFPLVYLINLVFQPLFDPGRSAFDWLLVGLLIAVFLPLYFRSYWLDGRDQFRAALVMATLGFVASFFNTGAAIFYVYAAYLVGWAAPPRLAKRVLFGLCAVVILQALYVGFVLYASPYALIPFGFGLVFTVVIGVQGRVEAERERANAKLRVAHEEVERLAKIAERERIARDLHDLLGHSLSVIILKSELAAKLAGRDPQKAAAEIGDVERISREALFEVRAAVRGYRSVGLKGELANAKLALEAAGVRLEYDAERLDLRPSQESVLSLVLREAVTNVLRHAGATRCTIRLKEDGGDVRLEVRDDGRGMSGPEGSGLAGMRERVSALGGKLELDGSRGTRLLVRLPPGTGAASHVPAPKLLEVKG, encoded by the coding sequence ATGAACATGACCAGGTTAGGCAAAGGGATCCGGCTGCTGCCGGAGGGCTCGAGCTGGGACAGCTTTTTCCCTCTCGTCTACCTCATTAACCTCGTCTTTCAGCCGCTCTTCGACCCGGGGAGAAGTGCCTTCGATTGGCTGCTGGTGGGCCTGCTCATCGCGGTTTTTCTGCCGCTCTACTTTCGGAGCTACTGGCTTGATGGCCGTGACCAGTTCCGGGCGGCTTTGGTCATGGCCACGCTCGGCTTCGTCGCGTCGTTTTTCAACACCGGCGCGGCGATTTTTTACGTCTACGCCGCGTACTTGGTAGGGTGGGCCGCTCCGCCGCGCCTGGCTAAGCGCGTTCTCTTCGGCTTGTGTGCCGTCGTCATTTTGCAGGCCCTCTACGTCGGCTTCGTCCTCTACGCCTCGCCCTACGCGCTGATTCCCTTCGGCTTCGGGCTCGTCTTTACGGTCGTCATCGGCGTTCAGGGCAGGGTCGAGGCGGAGCGGGAGCGTGCCAACGCCAAGCTGCGCGTGGCGCACGAGGAGGTCGAGCGGCTGGCGAAGATCGCCGAGCGTGAACGGATCGCCCGCGACCTGCACGACCTCTTGGGCCACAGCCTCTCGGTGATCATCTTGAAGTCCGAACTCGCCGCTAAGCTCGCCGGGCGCGACCCCCAAAAAGCGGCGGCGGAGATTGGGGATGTCGAGCGCATCTCCCGTGAGGCGCTCTTTGAGGTCCGGGCTGCCGTGAGGGGCTATCGCTCAGTGGGCCTCAAAGGTGAACTCGCCAACGCCAAGCTGGCTCTGGAGGCGGCGGGGGTGAGGCTCGAGTACGACGCCGAGAGGCTGGATTTGCGCCCTTCCCAAGAGAGCGTCCTCAGCCTGGTCCTGCGCGAAGCCGTGACCAATGTGCTGCGCCACGCCGGGGCAACGCGCTGCACCATCCGCCTCAAGGAGGACGGCGGTGACGTGCGGCTCGAGGTCCGTGACGACGGCCGCGGGATGTCCGGGCCGGAGGGCTCGGGCCTGGCGGGGATGCGCGAGCGCGTGAGCGCGCTAGGCGGAAAGCTCGAGCTCGACGGCTCACGGGGAACGCGCCTGCTCGTCCGCTTGCCGCCGGGGACCGGCGCGGCCTCCCATGTCCCGGCCCCCAAACTTCTCGAGGTCAAGGGATGA
- the crtI gene encoding phytoene desaturase family protein gives MSFRKGAKPPRSALVLGGGFAGLSAAVHLALGGAQVTLLEKAPELGGKAGVYARDGYRFDTGPSVLTLPRVLSSVFEAAGESLPVALTPLAPLCRYHFASGRVWEVHQNVARTTAQLSRDEAKAYTGLLDLSRRLFEAAAPTFVYGPSPGPAALLRYGLRYGLRAYPGLGLERLLARYRVSPELEPFFLRFATYLGADPFRAPAVTHNVMWAEVGLGAYYPHGGIGRLVQELGTLAARLGVEVVTGAEALSLEVRDGRVIGALTASGTFGADAVVAALDLVHTHKLLGLRSSLEAREPSLSGFVLLLGLEGRSRDLRHHNIFFPRDYESEFRAIRAGRPADDPTLYLSVSAKSDPDQAPEGHENLFVMVNAPALPEGGFDWEHEASFYAELLIERLERRGLKVTPRIRLRHWLTPADFAKTGWRGSLYGHAPHGLRLALKPGQKLRGLDNLVLAGGTVHPGGGIPLAILSGKRAAEALLGRRGQ, from the coding sequence ATGAGCTTCCGTAAGGGGGCCAAGCCGCCCCGCTCGGCGCTGGTCCTGGGCGGGGGCTTCGCCGGCCTCTCCGCGGCGGTTCACCTGGCGCTCGGCGGCGCCCAGGTCACGCTGCTCGAGAAGGCGCCCGAGCTGGGCGGCAAGGCCGGCGTCTACGCCCGCGACGGCTACCGCTTCGACACCGGCCCCAGCGTCCTCACCCTGCCGCGGGTCCTGAGCAGCGTCTTCGAGGCGGCGGGCGAGAGCCTGCCGGTGGCGCTGACGCCCCTAGCCCCCCTCTGCCGCTACCACTTCGCCTCGGGCCGGGTCTGGGAGGTCCACCAGAACGTCGCCAGGACCACCGCGCAGCTGAGCAGGGATGAGGCCAAGGCCTATACCGGGCTCCTCGACCTCTCGCGCCGGCTCTTTGAAGCCGCGGCGCCGACCTTCGTCTACGGCCCTTCGCCGGGGCCGGCGGCGCTCCTGCGCTACGGGCTCCGCTACGGCCTGCGCGCCTATCCCGGCCTCGGCCTCGAGCGCCTGCTGGCCCGCTACCGCGTCAGCCCCGAGCTCGAGCCCTTCTTCTTGCGCTTCGCCACCTACCTGGGCGCCGACCCCTTTCGCGCCCCGGCGGTCACCCACAACGTGATGTGGGCGGAGGTCGGCCTGGGCGCTTATTACCCCCACGGCGGCATCGGTCGGCTGGTCCAGGAGCTCGGCACGCTGGCGGCTCGGCTCGGTGTCGAGGTCGTCACCGGCGCGGAGGCCCTGAGCCTAGAGGTCCGTGACGGCCGCGTGATCGGCGCGCTGACGGCGTCGGGCACCTTTGGCGCCGACGCGGTGGTCGCGGCGCTCGACCTCGTTCACACCCACAAGCTCCTGGGGCTGCGCAGCTCCCTCGAGGCGCGCGAGCCGTCGCTGTCGGGCTTCGTCCTCCTGCTCGGGCTCGAGGGCAGGAGCCGCGATTTGAGGCACCATAACATCTTCTTTCCCCGCGACTACGAGAGCGAGTTCAGGGCGATTCGCGCGGGCCGGCCCGCCGACGACCCGACCCTCTACCTGTCGGTCTCCGCCAAGTCCGACCCCGACCAGGCGCCGGAGGGCCACGAGAACCTGTTCGTGATGGTCAACGCGCCCGCCCTGCCCGAGGGCGGCTTCGACTGGGAGCACGAGGCCTCCTTTTACGCCGAACTTCTGATCGAAAGGCTCGAGCGCCGCGGCCTCAAGGTGACGCCCCGCATCCGGCTCAGGCACTGGCTCACCCCCGCGGACTTCGCCAAGACGGGCTGGCGCGGCAGCCTCTACGGCCACGCCCCCCACGGCCTGCGCCTGGCCCTCAAGCCGGGGCAGAAGCTGCGCGGCCTCGACAACCTCGTCCTGGCGGGCGGCACCGTCCACCCCGGCGGCGGCATCCCGCTGGCCATCCTCTCGGGCAAGCGGGCGGCGGAAGCGCTGCTGGGCCGCCGGGGGCAGTAA
- a CDS encoding glycosyltransferase, with protein sequence MAILNMALLNMALLDLLFLVAALYLGLQFAVLVSNLAFFPVLRPGRVARLPRVSVLVPARDEAHNLPETLPRLLAQGALEVLVLDDGSSDRTPSVLEEHAARYPALRVLKGQPLPRGWSGKNWACQQLAEAARGDLLVFTDADVRWGAGTLPALLAFRQRARADYLSVWPRQLTHSLMERLTVPLIDMVLLGGLPYLGVRYAPVASLSAGNGQLMLWTRAAYWGVGGHRAVRASVLEDVKMGQLAKATGCRVALAVGGRMIGTRMYRGHDEVVAGFSKSLLAVHLGSPWALGLSLLLNTLAYSLPYLFALWSPQWLLLAALGLVQRALTCLKTRRNPLEAFLQPLMAYPLWLIGVRALWRRGGYEWKGRSYELP encoded by the coding sequence GTGGCGATCTTGAACATGGCGCTCTTGAACATGGCGCTCCTAGACCTGCTCTTTCTCGTCGCGGCGCTCTATCTCGGCCTGCAGTTCGCTGTCCTCGTGAGCAACCTCGCCTTCTTCCCGGTCCTGCGGCCGGGGCGAGTGGCGCGCTTGCCGCGCGTGTCCGTCCTGGTGCCCGCCCGCGACGAGGCGCACAACCTGCCCGAAACCCTGCCCCGCCTGCTGGCCCAGGGCGCTTTGGAGGTCCTCGTCCTCGACGACGGCTCGAGCGACCGCACGCCTAGCGTCTTGGAGGAGCACGCGGCGCGCTACCCCGCCCTGCGGGTCTTGAAGGGTCAGCCCCTGCCGCGCGGCTGGAGCGGCAAGAACTGGGCCTGCCAGCAGCTCGCCGAGGCGGCAAGAGGCGACCTGCTCGTCTTCACCGACGCCGACGTGCGCTGGGGGGCGGGAACCTTGCCGGCGCTGCTGGCCTTTCGCCAGCGGGCGCGCGCCGACTACCTGAGCGTCTGGCCCCGGCAGCTCACCCACAGCCTGATGGAGCGCCTCACCGTGCCGCTCATCGACATGGTGCTGCTGGGCGGACTCCCTTACCTGGGGGTCAGGTACGCGCCGGTGGCCTCGCTGTCGGCGGGCAACGGTCAGCTCATGCTGTGGACGCGCGCCGCCTACTGGGGCGTGGGCGGTCACCGGGCGGTGCGCGCTTCGGTGCTCGAGGACGTTAAGATGGGTCAGCTCGCCAAGGCGACGGGTTGCCGGGTAGCCCTGGCGGTCGGGGGGAGAATGATCGGCACGCGCATGTACAGGGGCCACGACGAGGTGGTGGCGGGCTTCTCCAAGAGCCTCCTGGCCGTGCATCTGGGCAGCCCCTGGGCGCTCGGCCTCAGCCTGTTGCTCAACACCCTGGCCTACAGCCTGCCCTACCTCTTTGCCCTCTGGAGTCCGCAGTGGCTGCTCCTCGCCGCCTTGGGGCTTGTGCAGCGCGCGCTCACCTGCCTAAAGACGCGCCGCAACCCGCTCGAGGCCTTTTTGCAGCCCCTCATGGCCTACCCGCTCTGGCTGATCGGGGTGAGGGCCCTGTGGCGGCGCGGCGGCTACGAATGGAAGGGGCGAAGCTATGAGCTTCCGTAA
- a CDS encoding 1-acyl-sn-glycerol-3-phosphate acyltransferase, which produces MRGVGKGSRRRGGQAVGALIAASLPLLVRRSLGRGLSGVWSKGAPLPQGAFVLAANHHAWWDGYLAWLLLSCEGRRVALVMDDVQLGRFSFFRHRGAIGRSEPREALRRLTQGDVLVIYPEGALRPPGPPGPLHEGAAFFARQAALPLVPMGARVVVRGAEKPEAYLNVGAALAPGDSRAALTAALAAALGSLLEEIDGLVARHDPETPLPGFASLLTGTRSSHQRSAWLERLWRS; this is translated from the coding sequence GTGAGAGGGGTGGGCAAGGGCTCGAGGCGGCGCGGGGGCCAGGCCGTGGGGGCGCTCATCGCCGCCTCGCTGCCGCTGCTGGTCCGGCGCTCCCTCGGGCGCGGTCTGAGCGGGGTGTGGTCGAAGGGCGCGCCCCTGCCCCAGGGCGCCTTTGTGCTGGCGGCCAACCACCACGCCTGGTGGGACGGCTACCTCGCCTGGCTGCTCTTGAGCTGCGAGGGCCGAAGGGTGGCGCTGGTGATGGACGACGTACAGCTGGGGCGCTTCAGCTTTTTCAGGCACCGCGGCGCGATCGGCCGGAGCGAGCCGCGCGAGGCGCTGCGGCGGCTTACGCAGGGCGACGTGCTGGTCATCTATCCCGAGGGAGCGCTGCGGCCGCCGGGGCCGCCCGGCCCTCTCCATGAGGGCGCCGCCTTTTTCGCCCGGCAAGCGGCCTTGCCGCTCGTGCCCATGGGCGCGCGGGTGGTGGTGCGCGGCGCCGAAAAGCCCGAGGCCTACTTGAACGTGGGCGCGGCCCTTGCGCCGGGGGACTCGAGGGCCGCCCTGACGGCGGCGCTGGCGGCGGCGCTGGGAAGCCTGTTGGAGGAGATCGACGGCCTGGTGGCCCGGCACGACCCGGAAACGCCGCTGCCGGGCTTCGCCTCGCTGTTGACGGGCACGCGCAGCAGCCACCAGCGCAGCGCCTGGCTGGAGCGGCTGTGGCGATCTTGA
- a CDS encoding ABC transporter ATP-binding protein — protein sequence MVQTYTFPTAQTAQASAPPAAELRAVSKRYGEVTALDNVSLALRPGEVVALLGPNGAGKTTAVGLMLGLLRPSAGAARLFGADPQAAESRMRVGTMLQLSGVPETLTVREHVALFASYYPQPLPLGDVLERTGLMGLERRLYGKLSGGQKGRLHLALALVGDPDLLFLDEPTTGLDVGSRRSLWEGMRGFIAGGKTVLLTTHYLEEADALADRVVLLNHGRIIAEGSPSDIKARTAGRRVRCATRVPLETIRAWSQVSSVTRDGAQTDILVSQAEPVVLELLTRDPELSGLEVSGAGLEEAFLALTKETSK from the coding sequence ATGGTGCAGACGTACACTTTTCCCACCGCGCAGACGGCGCAAGCTAGCGCACCCCCTGCGGCTGAACTGCGGGCGGTCAGCAAACGCTACGGCGAGGTGACGGCGTTAGACAACGTATCGCTGGCGCTCCGTCCTGGCGAGGTGGTGGCGCTTTTAGGCCCTAACGGGGCGGGCAAAACCACGGCGGTCGGGTTGATGTTGGGGCTGCTCAGGCCGAGTGCGGGCGCGGCAAGGCTTTTTGGGGCCGACCCGCAGGCCGCAGAAAGCCGGATGCGAGTTGGGACGATGCTGCAGCTTTCCGGGGTACCGGAGACGCTTACGGTGCGCGAACACGTAGCGCTGTTCGCGTCTTACTATCCGCAGCCGCTGCCGCTGGGCGACGTGTTAGAGCGTACCGGGCTGATGGGGCTCGAGCGCAGGCTCTACGGCAAGCTCTCGGGTGGGCAGAAGGGGCGGCTGCACCTGGCGCTGGCGCTCGTGGGCGACCCCGACCTCTTGTTTTTGGACGAGCCCACCACGGGGTTAGATGTGGGCTCGAGGCGCTCGCTCTGGGAAGGGATGCGGGGCTTTATCGCGGGCGGCAAGACGGTGCTTTTGACAACCCACTACTTAGAAGAGGCCGACGCGCTCGCCGACCGCGTGGTGCTCCTAAACCACGGGCGCATCATCGCCGAGGGTAGTCCGAGCGATATCAAAGCGCGCACGGCGGGGCGGCGGGTGCGCTGCGCGACGCGCGTCCCCTTGGAGACCATCCGGGCGTGGTCGCAGGTCAGCAGCGTTACGCGCGACGGGGCGCAGACCGACATCTTGGTGAGCCAGGCGGAGCCGGTGGTGTTGGAGCTGCTTACGCGCGACCCCGAACTCTCCGGCCTCGAGGTCTCCGGGGCGGGGCTCGAGGAGGCGTTCTTAGCCCTCACCAAGGAGACGAGCAAATGA
- a CDS encoding RDD family protein, with translation MIFLYLMLAVPALVYGAAWPWPGEPWRTQLLSLLAITLPVVLYFALSEASGRGATLGKRVLGLRVVDLQGERLPWGKSLLRSALKFTPWELAHTASYRIAASETVTAWQLGMVTLSLLLVALYVVSLFSRLQRTPYDRAAGSRVQFYREAYSNLRRA, from the coding sequence GTGATCTTTCTCTATCTCATGCTTGCGGTGCCCGCGCTGGTCTACGGCGCGGCTTGGCCGTGGCCGGGTGAGCCGTGGCGGACGCAGCTTTTGAGCCTGCTTGCGATCACCCTGCCCGTGGTCTTGTACTTTGCCCTGAGCGAAGCGTCCGGGCGCGGCGCGACGCTCGGCAAGCGGGTTTTGGGGCTGCGCGTGGTGGACTTACAAGGGGAGCGTTTACCGTGGGGGAAAAGCCTCCTGCGTAGTGCCCTTAAATTCACGCCCTGGGAACTCGCCCACACCGCAAGCTACCGTATCGCCGCTTCTGAAACGGTGACGGCGTGGCAGCTCGGGATGGTAACGCTGTCGCTGCTCTTGGTTGCGCTCTACGTCGTCAGCTTGTTCTCGCGCTTACAGCGCACCCCCTACGACCGCGCCGCGGGGTCGCGTGTTCAGTTTTACAGAGAAGCCTATTCCAACCTGAGACGCGCATGA